The Tindallia californiensis genome segment AGTAGCTAAAATAATGCCTCCTAATACTAAAATACTGACTAAGTCCTGATAGGACACCAGCGTTACACTTCCAAATAAATAGCTAAAAACAGTGGCTCCTGCTCCACCCATACTAATGAGTATCGTCGCTAATCCGATGCCAAAAGAAAGAATAACAGCAAGTGACACCTCCGCATATTGATGAAATTCTTTACGCAATATTTCAATAGCAAAAGAGGCTGCTAAGGTGAAAAACAACGCCGTATAAATAGGATAAAAATTCAACAATATTCCTCCAGCAACACCTGCCAAAGCAACATGCGACAGTGTATCGCCAATCATTGACAGCCGTCTTAACGTCAAAAAAATTCCTATCGACGGGCATATAAGTGCTACAAAAATACCTGCAATTAGTGCTCGTTGCATAAAGCCATATTGCAATATTTCCGGCATTTTATCCCTCCTTAATGATTATGATGCACTATTTTTGTTTTTTCTCCATAAATACTCTCAAGATATTCTTCCGGTCTAAATGCCTGAGAATCATGCACATATATTTTCCCATTGCCCATACAAGCTATATGACTTGTTCTTTCGCTAATTACCCCTACGTCATGAGATACCATCACTAACGTGATTCCCATTTTTTGATTTAATTTTTCCATCAGTGCATAGAATTTTTCCTGAGACTCAAAATCTACTCCCACCAATGGCTCGTCCATAAAAATCACTTGAGGAGAGTTAACAAGTGTTCGCGCAATAAACACACGTTGTTGCTGTCCCCCTGAAAGTTTTCCAATTTGTCGTTTTGCATAATCTTGCATCCCTACAATCTCCAGGGCTTCTTTCAGTTTGTTCTTATGCGTTTCTGTCATCCATTTCAAAATACCCATCTGACTAATTAGATTGGCACTAACAATTTCCTCAACGGTTGCTGGAAAACCCATGTTGAACTCTCTTACGT includes the following:
- a CDS encoding metal ABC transporter permease; the protein is MPEILQYGFMQRALIAGIFVALICPSIGIFLTLRRLSMIGDTLSHVALAGVAGGILLNFYPIYTALFFTLAASFAIEILRKEFHQYAEVSLAVILSFGIGLATILISMGGAGATVFSYLFGSVTLVSYQDLVSILVLGGIILATVLFYYRSLFYMAFDETAARLAGVPVKRINFIFTVLVAMTISISMRIVGILMVSSLMVIPVATSLQLKTSFRVTFIASLVFGLISVMGGLVISFYASLAPGGTIVMTSVAVLIFVAVVKKLV
- a CDS encoding metal ABC transporter ATP-binding protein yields the protein MTEVVKIEKMTFGYDDTMLLTDVDLTINQGQFWGIVGPNGSAKSTFLKLILGLIKPNAGSCQLLGTPVHEFKQWSKIGYIPQNVREFNMGFPATVEEIVSANLISQMGILKWMTETHKNKLKEALEIVGMQDYAKRQIGKLSGGQQQRVFIARTLVNSPQVIFMDEPLVGVDFESQEKFYALMEKLNQKMGITLVMVSHDVGVISERTSHIACMGNGKIYVHDSQAFRPEEYLESIYGEKTKIVHHNH